The Grus americana isolate bGruAme1 chromosome 5, bGruAme1.mat, whole genome shotgun sequence region TGCTTGCAGTGCGCACACTGTAAGGATAAAAACATCTGTCTCAAATACTCACTTCTACCCAATGACTCGCCAGGAGAAATGCTGTCTCTGTGGCTTAACAGTAAGAAGGCTTAGAAATATTCCGTTAGCAAGATCAAGCATAAAGAATAATAGATGCCTAACATGTTCCATTTAAAATCACACATTTCGGGCGAATTAATAGATCATTATCGGTTGTAATTCTAATTTAGCTACATACGGTCGAGAGCCTATTCTCCCCTCCACATTAAGTAACAGACTCAAACTGCTCTCTGATTATTACTTTGGGGCTACAAGGAGCTTTGGggcataattaaaaatatttccagaaagaaTCGGTAGACCACATCTGACGTCCCACCCCCTGTTAGAATGAGACCACATCAAAGGGaccctttttgttttcaaaaatggTCACCAGACAACTTAAAATATACAGGAGTGGGCTTATGTTTTATTGTATAGATGTCTGACTAGAGCAAAACGACTTAAGGTTGCTTGCTGGTCGGTGTTGTACCAAGTGAGACAAGGTAGCTGCAACCCTTTGATATTTCCGTGGAGGTCGCATTCATTTCATCTGAAAGGGAACCATTAATGATAGACCTATCAGTGTTCCCCTCCCTAATAAGTAGAATACACATCGCTTGGGAAGCCTGTCTGTGTCAGATGCCCAGGGCGGAAAGATTTGTAGATGATGGTGCTAATTATGAAAATGTGATCAAGATGGAAGCAATTTGAGCAAAAGTCATTAACGTGTTACTCTTCCACCCACTAATCTTTTTGGTTTATTATTGCGGTGGGGGGCGGGAGAAGGATCTTgcgggattttttttttttttttttcctcagagcacTAATGAAAAATGCCTTGCAAATCCAAAACTGTAAATTGTCAGCTGCACATCTACAGGGCGACGTGCTAGGCTCGGGACGAGACCTGAGATTTACTCGGAAGAGATGGCTATAACTACTGAAAGTAATTATGTTTTACCTCGCCTTCTCGCGGTGCGGGTGAAAGCATCTTTCAGGAGACTTGTGGCATGTTAAGAGTTATCTTTCTGCTACCACTTTTGTCCTGCAGCTCGTCAGAGGTTACGAGTCCGTAGGACACGATTTGCGGTGCCTCCCCGCGAGGAAGGTTTTTCAGAGGGATTCTTGATTTAGGAAAGGCTGAAGGATTTGGCCCGCAAGCaaagaaccccccccccccgccccgcacacACTCCAAGATTGGGGTCCTCAAcgtttgttttcatatttttacgCGGATACAGTGCTTTAATGATTTTAATATCTAACCATTTACTGTTACTAAATATACTGGAACTACAGGACTGCCTGGAAGTGGCATTGCAGAAGAACAGCAATAAAGAATTAATTGTACAAACATTTATCATTCCCAGATCAAACTCTCCTTGTGAGGCTGGGGCTTAACttgtggagaagaaaagggggaggaaggggtggTAATGGCGGAGAGGGgtgcttgtgggttttttatgtgtttccttttattccAGACGACTATATAGTGAAAAGCCTTTTAGCCTTGAAGAACTACTAAATATTAAGCAGAGCTTAAAATAGGGAGTAGCTTTCGAGATCTTTTCGTCCTCCTGTCATTCCTGGTAGGAAAAGGTCATATCCCTTCCCTTATTTTCCCACTAGTAaaagcttcctttttcttttttcttttttttttcttttttttttttttaagatctcttTAAGGTGTAAGAAAATCCTCTTGCTCTCCATAggaatgtctttaaaatattttatagaccTCTTCTTGTTCACcgattctggaaaaaaatattgatcaAGGTAAAACTCTTGAATTCTGACGTGACTCACTTCAAAGGTGTATTTGTGTGCCCTTCAAGGACATTAATACTAATTATCTCTCAAACACTTCCCCAAAACTCCTACTGCCTGTTTCAGATGCAAATCTAATTAACGAGCTGCCTTTGAGAGGCACACAGGGACAGCGTAATTCACCGAGTTGTTGAACATTTTGccttcttttatatttatttataggtAGCTCCATCATATTTTGAAAGCGTAGGCAGTTGTGTGAAGCTACATGGTAGCGAGTGCAGATCTGCTATAGCTAATGAGACTTACCAGGCACCAGAGTTAAGAAAAAGGATTAGCTCCAACTTCTTGCAAATGCATTCAGGGATGTATATAATAACATCGCTGGGCCCTACTTTGTCTAAGTTAATTTAGAAATGACTAAATCTTGAAAGACCTATCTAAATAATGCGTATTATTTGTAACCGTGAGCTGACTGATTTAGTAATAACTGTTTGCTTTCAACACCGGGGACAAAGCGGGGGGGAACACGCTGAAGAAACCCTGACGCCTGAGTGAAAGCCATTAAAAACGTGCTCGCCCCCCTCCAGCCTCCCGAGAAGCCCGGACCCGCACCCCCTTTCTTATGCTTCTGCGTTTAACATGCGCATTTCCAAAAGCCACCTCCCGAAGACGTTTGCTTCGAGcatcagtgtgtgtgtgtgtgtgtgtgtgtgtgtgtgtgtgtgtgtgtgtgtctgtcccTCCCCGGCTGCGGCGGGCGGGCCCTGGGCTGAGCAGGGGGTGGCGGTGCCCGGCGGAAGGTCCGCGGCTGCACCGCGCCTCTccgcggggccggcgggcggcagcggggcgggcggcgaCCGCAGCCAGCCCCCCGTGCGGGGGTGTGCGGGTGTGTGGTGTGCCGGGGAGAGATGCTATGTAATTTTATCCATGCTGCACTCTGGGAGTTCACACGAGACTGATACCTTttgcctcctctgctttgtatCAATTGGTCGCAGATCAGGCTATTGTTGCAGgaagctgcttttatttctatgcTCCGTCGATCAACTATTTTCCCCACAGTCTCTTGCTGAAATTCAGTGGGTgtctgtctctgtctctctctccctctccctccttctgcttctctgtctCTCATGCATGCCGTCTGTCTATCTGGAAACCCAAGGAGAAGGCTGATCACGGCAGCTCCATCTAATACAAACAGCTGGGACTCTTCGGTGGCCTTTGCTGATTTCTATTGATTTAAGTAAATCTGAGACAGATAAAAGGGCCAGATCGAGGCTGATAAAAACTTGCCAATGCTTCACGGCTCGAAACAGTGTGTGCTCTGCAACTTTGGAGTGCTGCTAGCAAGACGGCTTTAATGGGACCCCTGGTGTCATTCGCTCCAAGCCTCGATCTCCCCAGCAGACTAAGCGCTGCGGCCATCATGCCACAATGGTTATAATTTGGATCTTGTTCCTGAGTTTGTTGCAGGAGCCGTGGTCCCCAGGGCGGGCCGCGGGGGTGCCCGAGGCCGCCGGAGCCTCCCCGAGTGACCCCCGGCCGCGCCGGGATGCGGGGGGCCGCGGCGGCGTCTACGAGCACCTCGGGGGAGCGCCCAGGCGCAGGAAATTGTATTGTGCCACCAAGTACCATCTCCAGATCCACCCCAACGGCAAGATCAACGGCACCCTGGAGAAAAACAGCGTCTTCAGTGAGTACCTGGCACACCTTTCCCACCCCGCTTCCCCCCGGGCCGGggtgtgtggggaggggggagtcTCTCGCTCGGACCAATTGCGTCCTGCTCCAGCACCAACGGGCAGGCGACGGCGCGTGTTGGGACGGTGCCGGACGGGACAGCGGCGCAGCCGCTCCCCCCTCTCCTCCGGCCCagcgctgccccggggccgAAACCGCTGCCCGGTGGCTGGGGCTCCTCGGCGGGGACCGGGGGCACCCCCAGCCGCCGGGGCTTTCGCCCCCTCTCCTCGTCGGGCTCGACGAGACCTCGCCTCAGCGTTTCGGGAGCCGCCCCGCTGGCTCCGCCGGACCCCGCAGCGCCCTTTCCGCGCCCTCGCACCCTCCGGCTCCCGCTCCGTCCCCGGGGGCTGGTGGGCTCGACGGGGCACCCCCCCTTCTACCCGTGGCTCGAGCAGGGGACTCCCGAGCGGGCCATGCGGGGACCCGGCCGGCGGCGGAGGGGCTCGGTCTCCCGGGGCAGAGCGGGACCCCAAGTTCCCTCCGATGGGGACCGGGAACCTGCCCTGCGCAGCCCGCCCGACCTATCACTTGCCCTCGTTCCACCGGGGGCTTCCCACGCCAGCCTTGCCCCAGCCCGGACCGCTGGGCAACCGGTGCCCTCACACCTCCCCGGGGTTGAGTCCCGGTGCCCTCCTCGACGGGCTGCAGGCTGCACTCGCCTCCCTCGTCCCGCCCCAGCTTGTCTCCCGCGGGGGGCTTGAGCTTCCACGGGCTAAATCACATCTGTCCCCTTTGACATGTGCCGGGGATCGGCGGTAATTAAGATGAAACGGGATATGTCGGGAATTAAGGGGTTTGTGCGAGGGCGGCAGAAGGGAGGAGAGCGGAGCTCAGCTCCGCCGCTGCCCCGGGGGGAGCCCCGGGCGCCCCCGCACCCAGGCCGGCCCCGGCTGCGGGCACAGCCCGGCctccgccccggccccgccaccccAGGAAGCGTAAATCCCGACTGGTGATGGCACACAGAGATAGGGAGACCTCAGGGATCTGTCTGAAGTCCATAAAGGAAAACCACTATTTCCTAGAGGAAAACCCCCTCGCTATCAAAGCCTGGAGGAGGCATCCTTCAGCAGAGAACTGGTGCCTGATTCAAAACAGCTGtaccaaaacaaccccaactctcccaGACATGGTCAGGCCAGCAATGCAGCTCTGCAAAGGGGACAGGCCTTTGGCTCTGCTTTATCATTGCTGAAAGGCAGCAATGGGTTTGGGTGCAAGGGTCACCTCTCACCTCCAAACGCTCATAAAAAGTACCGAACCGTCGGTCCACAGCTGGAGAACTGAGAGCAGAGTTTGAGTGAGCCAGCTAGAGAGCCTTGCACATATAACGCAATGTCTCCCGAGGCATTTGTGCCTCCATCAGTGTCATGGCACCTTTGCCCGGACATAAACATTTTGgcagccagcctggcctgtgacACTCTTCTTGTGTTTGAGACCCCATCTTTGATGGCCTGAAAATCTCCTCCCTTTTAATTTGGCTCGGACAGTCATATTGTCCCTGTCTGGAGGGCTACATTGACCTCTTAAATGACAAGTTCCTTTCATGATTATATACATGGCTCTAAAATGCAGCCGACTCACTCTGGTTTACCCTCTGGAGACCTCAACAAGGGCTTTGTCCTGAAATGGACAGCTTTGTGACTGGTTTCAATAAGTCAAGAGCTCTTGTGTTCCTAAGCATTAAAGAggatttaaacttttttatatacatataggATTAAGTGAACCTCTAGTTCAGTGTCagatctttttcattttttaagagtTCAATCTCAATCAGACATCTAGGGATTTATTGTCAAGCTTGTCTCAAACAATTCCCACATTGTCATCGGTTTGTATTGTTTCAAATAACAGTCCTGTTTCATTCACATGATTGCACTATGATTTGGATGTGAGCTAGTGATAGCTGTGAAATCACACTCTGCAGGTAAGCAGTCATTCAAACATATCTCAAAAAAATTACACATGATGGGGAGCAACAACATATCTCATAATTGTTTCTGTTTCCAGGTATTCTTGAAATAACTGCTGTTGATGTTGGAATCGTTGCCATCAAGGGCTTGTTCTCTGGCAGATACCTGGCCATGAACAAAAGAGGCAGACTTTATGCATCAGTAAGTTTTACCGAGACTGGCATATGACTGTCATTTCCTATGGGGAGAACAGGTCCAGTGGGGAGCACTGATTCCttataaataaacatttatagAGAAAAGAGTAATGTTGTAACAGATTCCTGTCTGGAATTGTTACAGGCAACCAAttggtatatttttaaaagtggaaagAACCTGTGTTCTTACTTTCTTATTGCCGGTACAGCCAAAGGGAGAAGAATGTATTTGGCGAAGGTATTTCACGTGGCCAAAGTTCTGGGCAACTGGGTGCACTGATAAAGACCTCAGGAGCTAGCTTTTGCAGTGCAAAACCTCCATCTCTGTTCCAAGTTatccatatttatatttcatgtgGATCTTGGGCACTGGCAGAGGATACATGTCAGGTAAAGGATATCCAGAAGAAATTGAGCATCGCCGTTACAGGAAAGCAGCCTACTGCTGGGAGTTTCTTTGTGCAGAGCATTTGGTTGGGCAGTGAAAGAATTTACAGGTACTAAAAGGCAGGGCTATAGCAAGGAAAGGAAGCACGAGAAGGTGCAAGAGGATAAAGGtgaaaataaacacctttttCTACTCCTTTGACGTTAATT contains the following coding sequences:
- the FGF3 gene encoding fibroblast growth factor 3; protein product: MVIIWILFLSLLQEPWSPGRAAGVPEAAGASPSDPRPRRDAGGRGGVYEHLGGAPRRRKLYCATKYHLQIHPNGKINGTLEKNSVFSILEITAVDVGIVAIKGLFSGRYLAMNKRGRLYASENYNAECEFVERIHELGYNTYASRLYRTVPNRAGTKRKASAERLWYVSINGKGRPRRGFKTRRTQKSSLFLPRVLDNKDHEMVRLFHTNVKYRESLLKTPSKNQRRRRGR